A portion of the Coriobacteriia bacterium genome contains these proteins:
- a CDS encoding L-cystine ABC transporter ATP-binding protein YecC → MSKEILSLRNVEKSFGDTMVLKDISLEVTQGEVVSIIGSSGGGKSTLLRCATLLETFERGYLAYEDIVVAKPGPDGRAVYADKATLKKARSKFGLVFQNFNLFPHRTVLQNVMDAPVRVQKVDKEQARIMAVELLEKFGLAGKENMVPNELSGGQLQRVAIARALCTKPDILFFDEPTSALDPELTQDVLKIIRDLAEEHMTMVIVTHEMTFARDVSDRVIFMDKGVIVEEGSPEQVIDHPQHERTKSFLRKIYD, encoded by the coding sequence ATGTCCAAGGAGATTCTCTCCCTCAGAAACGTCGAGAAGAGCTTTGGCGACACGATGGTCCTCAAGGACATTAGCCTCGAGGTCACGCAGGGCGAAGTCGTGAGCATCATCGGATCGTCCGGTGGTGGCAAATCGACGTTGCTTCGCTGTGCGACGTTGCTCGAGACCTTCGAGCGCGGTTACCTGGCTTACGAGGACATCGTCGTGGCCAAGCCCGGACCCGATGGTCGAGCGGTCTATGCAGACAAGGCCACGCTCAAGAAGGCGCGCTCGAAGTTCGGCCTCGTGTTCCAAAACTTCAATCTCTTTCCGCATCGCACGGTGCTGCAAAACGTCATGGACGCGCCCGTACGCGTGCAGAAGGTCGACAAGGAACAGGCGCGCATCATGGCGGTCGAGCTTCTCGAGAAGTTTGGCTTGGCTGGTAAGGAGAATATGGTTCCAAACGAGCTTTCGGGAGGCCAGCTTCAACGTGTTGCCATTGCCCGTGCGTTATGCACGAAGCCCGACATCCTCTTCTTCGACGAACCCACGAGTGCGCTTGACCCCGAGCTTACGCAGGACGTACTCAAGATTATCCGCGACCTCGCCGAAGAGCACATGACCATGGTCATCGTCACGCACGAGATGACCTTCGCGCGTGACGTCTCGGATCGCGTCATCTTCATGGACAAAGGCGTGATCGTCGAGGAGGGCTCGCCCGAGCAGGTCATCGACCATCCGCAGCACGAGCGTACCAAGAGCTTCCTCAGAAAGATTTACGACTGA
- a CDS encoding polar amino acid ABC transporter permease: MMSVVLPDLGAGFVLSLEIFVVTLVGALPLGIVIALARMSKFKPLSLIARVYISFMRGTPLMLQLMALMFGPYYLFGINMGSGWKFGACAIGFILNYAAYFAEIYRSGIQSIPVGHYEAAEVLGYSRAQTFFYIVLPQVIKRILPAMGNEIITLVKDTSLAFVLGIAEMFTEAKALAASFVSMIPYVIAAIIYWVFTLVVEFILNKAEKKLAYYHD; the protein is encoded by the coding sequence ATGATGTCCGTGGTCCTGCCCGATCTTGGGGCGGGTTTTGTATTGTCGCTCGAGATATTCGTCGTGACGCTTGTCGGAGCGCTGCCGCTTGGCATCGTCATTGCCCTTGCGCGCATGAGCAAGTTCAAGCCGCTTTCGCTCATAGCACGCGTTTACATCTCGTTCATGCGCGGCACGCCGCTTATGCTCCAGCTCATGGCCCTCATGTTTGGACCGTATTACCTTTTTGGCATCAACATGGGTTCGGGCTGGAAGTTTGGGGCCTGTGCTATTGGCTTCATTCTTAACTACGCGGCCTACTTCGCCGAAATCTACCGCAGTGGCATTCAGTCCATTCCCGTGGGACATTACGAGGCGGCCGAAGTGCTCGGGTACTCGCGTGCCCAGACTTTTTTCTACATCGTGTTACCCCAGGTCATCAAGCGTATCCTGCCGGCAATGGGCAACGAGATCATCACCCTGGTCAAGGACACCTCACTTGCCTTCGTGCTCGGCATCGCCGAGATGTTTACCGAAGCCAAGGCGCTTGCCGCGTCCTTCGTGAGCATGATTCCCTACGTCATCGCCGCGATCATCTACTGGGTCTTCACGCTCGTCGTCGAGTTCATACTGAACAAGGCCGAGAAGAAACTCGCGTACTACCATGACTAG
- a CDS encoding ABC transporter substrate-binding protein: MKKKLVSIALACCMLCFGALALTACGGSAASSSSAAGNNAPEDNVFIVGFDQSYPPYGFKDTTTGEFTGLDLDLAKEVCDRNGWTFQAEPIDWDAKDALINQGNITCIWNGFTYEGRENDYSFTDMYMINGQVIVVKADSGINSLADLAGKTVMTQVDSAALEVLDGDEKSLQDTFAGGKVETIGDYNNAFMQLESGMVDAVACDLSIAQYQMAAKPGVFKMLDEQLSSEHYAVAFKKGNDGLADQVTMTLKEMDADGTVKEICEKYSADGISYENWCLGK; this comes from the coding sequence ATGAAGAAGAAACTCGTATCGATTGCGCTTGCATGCTGCATGCTCTGTTTTGGCGCCCTTGCCCTGACGGCATGCGGTGGTAGTGCTGCATCTTCGAGCAGCGCGGCTGGAAATAACGCACCTGAAGACAACGTCTTCATTGTCGGTTTCGATCAGAGCTATCCGCCGTATGGCTTCAAGGACACCACGACGGGCGAATTCACCGGTCTCGATCTCGATCTTGCCAAGGAGGTTTGCGATCGTAACGGCTGGACCTTCCAGGCCGAGCCGATTGACTGGGATGCCAAGGACGCGCTCATCAACCAGGGCAACATCACCTGCATCTGGAACGGCTTCACCTACGAAGGCCGTGAGAACGATTACTCCTTCACCGACATGTACATGATCAATGGCCAGGTCATCGTTGTTAAGGCTGACAGCGGTATCAACTCGCTTGCCGATCTTGCCGGCAAGACCGTCATGACGCAGGTCGATTCCGCCGCCCTCGAGGTACTCGATGGTGACGAGAAGAGCCTGCAGGACACCTTCGCCGGTGGCAAGGTCGAGACGATCGGCGATTACAATAATGCCTTCATGCAGCTCGAGAGCGGCATGGTCGATGCCGTTGCCTGCGACCTGTCCATCGCGCAGTATCAGATGGCCGCCAAGCCGGGCGTGTTCAAGATGCTTGACGAGCAGCTCTCCAGCGAGCATTACGCCGTTGCCTTCAAGAAGGGCAACGATGGTCTCGCCGATCAGGTTACCATGACGCTCAAGGAGATGGACGCCGACGGTACGGTCAAGGAGATTTGCGAGAAGTACTCTGCTGACGGCATCAGCTACGAGAACTGGTGCCTGGGCAAGTAA
- a CDS encoding DNA repair protein RecO: protein MAKAYNERCIVLKHTKLGETDVIVTMLGGDGRQIRAVAKGLRKPGNRIGARLELFAEADLLLHEGKSLDIVREVKTIATNASIREELERTAAASVETEFLEKLGREGVVLGERMYEMSAASMRTIAELPARRAAFIAAAFLFKAMAMQGFAPATRECALCGTSIEQVKAFDVSYGGALCDDCLGRLGICTTIDSRAAAWIEALLFSTFAQIADIESYPEIELLDLAHMWVCEHAGFELKSIAFLKTLLMG from the coding sequence ATGGCGAAGGCCTATAACGAGCGCTGCATCGTCCTCAAGCACACGAAGCTTGGAGAGACCGACGTCATCGTCACCATGCTCGGCGGGGACGGACGTCAGATACGAGCCGTTGCCAAGGGGCTGCGCAAACCCGGCAACCGCATTGGGGCACGCCTCGAGTTATTCGCCGAGGCAGATTTGCTCTTGCATGAGGGAAAGTCCCTCGACATCGTGCGCGAGGTCAAGACGATTGCCACAAACGCGTCGATACGCGAGGAGCTTGAGCGCACGGCAGCTGCAAGCGTCGAGACGGAGTTCCTCGAAAAGCTCGGGCGTGAGGGCGTTGTCCTGGGTGAGCGTATGTACGAGATGAGCGCGGCGTCAATGCGCACCATAGCTGAGCTACCGGCACGTAGGGCGGCATTCATCGCAGCGGCCTTTCTCTTCAAGGCGATGGCCATGCAGGGCTTTGCACCCGCGACGCGCGAATGTGCGCTCTGCGGAACGTCCATCGAGCAGGTGAAAGCCTTCGACGTGAGCTATGGAGGCGCGCTCTGCGATGATTGCCTTGGGCGACTCGGGATCTGCACGACCATCGACTCGCGGGCTGCGGCTTGGATCGAGGCTTTGCTGTTCTCGACCTTCGCCCAGATTGCCGATATCGAATCCTATCCCGAAATCGAATTGCTCGATCTTGCACACATGTGGGTCTGCGAGCATGCAGGTTTCGAGCTCAAGAGCATTGCCTTTCTCAAGACGTTGCTGATGGGATGA
- a CDS encoding GTPase Era: MLKAAGIADDAYAAVNPETFRSGFVTLVGRPNAGKSTLLNHIMGTKLAITSRTPQTTRHRFRAVYDTDDMQMIIVDTPGIHKPKDALGAELNESALQALADVDVVAFLIDASQPVGTGDEWIANHINELSCHKILVISKADLVKKPVIAERLEQARGLCDFDAEVVVSAKHNRGLDDFIDAVYDLLPAGPRWFPKDTGVDLSDEVLIAEFIREKILRSTFDEVPHSVGVVVEDIERIEDRRLMRIWAVIYVERDSQKGIIIGAKGSKIKQIGMQAREDLERIFGCQVHLDLTVKVKKDWRQNAAQVRKFGYGEGL; the protein is encoded by the coding sequence ATGCTCAAAGCCGCAGGCATTGCCGATGATGCGTATGCGGCAGTCAATCCCGAGACCTTTCGCAGCGGCTTCGTGACGCTCGTCGGTCGGCCCAATGCGGGCAAGTCAACATTGCTCAACCATATCATGGGCACCAAGCTCGCCATCACATCGCGTACGCCCCAGACCACGCGTCACCGCTTCCGCGCAGTATACGATACCGATGACATGCAGATGATCATCGTCGACACGCCGGGCATCCACAAACCGAAGGACGCCTTGGGTGCCGAGCTCAACGAGTCAGCCCTGCAGGCGCTGGCGGATGTCGATGTCGTCGCCTTCCTCATCGACGCATCGCAGCCTGTTGGCACGGGGGATGAGTGGATTGCCAACCACATAAACGAGCTTTCGTGCCACAAGATCCTTGTTATCTCCAAAGCCGACCTCGTCAAGAAACCCGTCATCGCCGAGCGCCTTGAGCAGGCACGTGGCCTGTGCGATTTTGATGCCGAGGTCGTCGTTTCCGCCAAGCACAACCGTGGTCTCGATGACTTCATCGACGCCGTCTACGATCTGCTTCCGGCAGGTCCACGCTGGTTTCCCAAGGATACGGGTGTCGATCTTTCTGACGAAGTGCTCATTGCCGAGTTCATTCGCGAGAAGATCCTGCGTTCGACCTTCGATGAGGTTCCCCATTCGGTCGGTGTCGTTGTCGAGGACATCGAGCGCATCGAGGACAGGCGCCTCATGCGCATCTGGGCGGTCATATATGTCGAACGCGATAGCCAGAAGGGCATCATCATCGGTGCCAAGGGCAGCAAGATCAAGCAAATCGGCATGCAGGCGCGTGAGGATCTCGAGCGCATCTTTGGCTGCCAGGTGCATCTCGACCTCACGGTGAAGGTCAAGAAGGACTGGCGTCAGAACGCCGCGCAGGTCAGGAAATTTGGCTATGGCGAAGGCCTATAA
- a CDS encoding diacylglycerol kinase, with translation MKNQSQAKSFAVAFVGIGRAFMSEVHMKVHLVFALMALIACWVLQVEPWGWCAVIVCIGMVVSAEVLNTAMEALCDKVSPDYDHLIEIAKDAAAGAVLVLAITSVVVGLIVFIPALMKFIA, from the coding sequence ATGAAGAACCAGTCACAAGCCAAGAGCTTCGCCGTTGCGTTCGTGGGTATTGGCAGGGCCTTCATGAGCGAAGTTCACATGAAGGTGCATCTCGTCTTCGCGCTCATGGCACTCATCGCCTGCTGGGTCTTGCAGGTCGAACCTTGGGGCTGGTGTGCCGTCATCGTTTGCATTGGGATGGTCGTATCCGCCGAGGTGCTCAACACGGCAATGGAAGCGTTGTGCGACAAGGTAAGTCCCGATTATGACCACCTTATCGAGATAGCCAAGGACGCGGCCGCAGGCGCCGTGCTCGTACTCGCGATTACCTCGGTTGTCGTCGGCCTCATCGTCTTCATCCCGGCGCTCATGAAATTCATTGCGTAA
- the ybeY gene encoding rRNA maturation RNase YbeY, giving the protein MLVNIDSRGGALTWDDAAIERLACFALEYMDAPDACEVSISLVDADEIHELNRTYRGIDKPTDVLSFECDDPWDTYEPGTPIEIGDVVIALDVVDGQRAQFGTSLEQEASLMLVHSLLHLLGYDHIDETEALEMEAFEKEILDAYGLTGIR; this is encoded by the coding sequence ATGCTCGTGAACATAGACAGCCGTGGCGGTGCGCTAACCTGGGATGACGCCGCTATCGAGAGGCTCGCGTGCTTCGCGCTCGAGTACATGGATGCTCCCGATGCCTGTGAGGTTTCGATTAGCTTGGTTGATGCGGATGAGATTCACGAGCTCAATCGCACGTACCGAGGCATTGACAAGCCCACCGATGTCCTTTCTTTCGAGTGCGATGACCCATGGGATACATACGAGCCGGGTACCCCCATCGAAATCGGTGATGTCGTCATCGCCCTGGATGTCGTTGATGGACAGCGTGCCCAATTTGGCACGAGTCTTGAGCAGGAGGCATCGCTCATGCTCGTGCACTCGTTGCTGCATCTCCTCGGCTACGATCACATCGACGAGACCGAGGCGCTCGAGATGGAGGCGTTCGAGAAGGAGATTCTCGACGCCTATGGTCTGACGGGGATACGCTGA
- a CDS encoding phosphate starvation-inducible protein PhoH produces MHSSQVTLPLPDGIDLALFCGPQDANLRAIEDLFDATIALRSDSIVMTGDALEVPLISALVSDLFDMVQANKAPTVEDIRRAVEVLRNSDYSPSSLREDILLTYRGRAIRPKTSGQKRYCDAIRDSTVTFAIGPAGTGKTYLAMAMAIAALKRKEIGRIILTRPVVEAGENLGFLPGTLDEKVDPYVRPLYDALFDLTDMEKGNQLISQGVIEIAPLAFMRGRTFNDAFLILDEAQNTTPEQLKMFLTRLGFGSKMVVTGDITQVDLPGGVSGLHGVRDILSDIDEISFIDLTGADVVRHSLVARIVHAYDEAARGARNDSGRSK; encoded by the coding sequence ATGCATTCGAGCCAAGTTACGCTTCCCCTGCCCGACGGCATTGACCTTGCCCTCTTCTGCGGTCCCCAGGATGCCAATCTACGTGCCATCGAAGATCTCTTCGATGCGACCATCGCGTTGCGCTCCGATAGCATCGTCATGACGGGTGATGCCCTCGAGGTGCCACTCATCTCGGCGCTTGTCTCCGACCTTTTTGACATGGTCCAGGCTAACAAAGCGCCGACGGTCGAGGACATCCGTCGCGCCGTCGAGGTGCTGCGCAATTCCGATTACTCCCCGAGCTCCCTGCGCGAGGACATTCTGCTTACCTATCGAGGGCGCGCAATCCGTCCCAAGACGAGTGGCCAGAAGCGCTACTGCGATGCCATACGCGACAGCACCGTCACCTTTGCCATCGGTCCGGCTGGCACGGGTAAGACCTACCTCGCCATGGCAATGGCCATCGCCGCACTCAAGCGCAAGGAGATCGGTCGCATCATCCTTACGCGTCCCGTCGTCGAGGCGGGCGAGAACCTCGGTTTCTTGCCGGGCACGCTCGACGAGAAGGTCGATCCTTACGTACGCCCGCTCTATGACGCGCTCTTCGATCTGACCGACATGGAGAAGGGCAACCAGCTCATCTCGCAGGGCGTCATCGAGATCGCCCCACTTGCCTTCATGCGCGGACGCACCTTCAATGATGCCTTCCTCATTCTCGATGAGGCGCAGAACACCACACCCGAGCAGCTCAAGATGTTCCTCACCCGTCTGGGCTTCGGCTCCAAGATGGTCGTCACGGGTGATATCACGCAAGTCGACTTGCCGGGTGGTGTCTCGGGCCTGCATGGCGTGCGTGACATCCTCAGTGATATCGACGAGATCTCATTCATCGACTTGACCGGTGCAGATGTCGTGCGTCATAGCCTCGTTGCGCGTATCGTGCATGCGTATGACGAAGCAGCTCGCGGCGCGCGTAACGATTCCGGGAGGTCGAAGTAG
- a CDS encoding tRNA 4-thiouridine(8) synthase ThiI, producing the protein MFERICLVHYHEVGLKGRNRASFEHRLLSNMEAALVAFDTKEICRISGHLLVVFENADDLEPAARILLQVPGVARVSRGWRCARDPEEYNLCAELAMMDCGEFESFKVVARRSNTDYPIDSMQLNQLVGAHLCAFAPDKKVKMKDPDVKVHVEIIQGSAYVFSRSDRGIGGLPVGTAGKVVSLMSGGIDSPVATWKLMKRGAVVVGVHFSGAPVTDDASEYIVDDLAHALAPAGGIGRIYTVPFGNYQKAIASECPPNLRIVLYRRLMFRIAQGIARIENAKALVTGESLGQVASQTLENIAAVNAVVDIPVLRPLIGSDKLEIIDVAKQLGTFEISSRPADDCCTLFMPRSPETHARIKDCETAEALVPIDAWIDEILDNLKYRDYPCPSYKAPRKMRREGSD; encoded by the coding sequence TTGTTCGAGCGTATCTGCCTCGTTCATTATCACGAGGTCGGCCTCAAGGGTCGCAATCGTGCCTCTTTCGAGCACCGTCTCCTCAGCAACATGGAGGCGGCGCTCGTTGCTTTTGACACCAAGGAGATATGCCGTATCTCCGGGCATCTTCTCGTCGTGTTCGAAAATGCGGACGATCTTGAACCAGCTGCCCGGATTCTGCTGCAGGTTCCCGGCGTCGCACGCGTGTCACGTGGCTGGCGCTGCGCACGCGACCCCGAGGAATATAACCTTTGCGCTGAGCTTGCGATGATGGATTGCGGTGAGTTCGAGTCTTTCAAGGTCGTCGCGCGCCGCTCAAACACCGATTATCCCATCGACTCCATGCAACTCAACCAGCTCGTCGGTGCGCATCTGTGCGCTTTTGCCCCCGACAAGAAGGTCAAGATGAAGGACCCGGACGTCAAGGTTCACGTCGAGATCATCCAGGGCAGTGCCTATGTCTTCTCGCGTAGCGATCGTGGCATTGGCGGCTTGCCCGTGGGAACGGCCGGCAAGGTCGTGAGTCTCATGTCAGGCGGTATCGATAGCCCCGTTGCCACCTGGAAGCTCATGAAGCGCGGTGCCGTCGTCGTGGGCGTCCACTTCTCGGGTGCCCCCGTGACCGATGACGCGAGCGAATACATCGTCGATGACCTTGCACATGCGCTTGCACCGGCGGGTGGTATCGGCCGCATCTACACCGTGCCCTTTGGCAACTACCAGAAGGCCATCGCGAGCGAATGTCCGCCCAACTTGCGCATCGTGCTCTATCGACGCCTCATGTTCCGTATCGCACAGGGTATCGCGCGCATCGAAAACGCGAAGGCGCTTGTCACTGGCGAGTCACTCGGTCAGGTTGCGAGCCAGACTCTCGAGAACATAGCCGCCGTTAATGCCGTTGTCGATATTCCGGTGCTGCGTCCACTCATCGGAAGCGACAAGCTCGAGATCATCGACGTCGCCAAGCAGCTCGGCACCTTCGAGATCTCCTCGCGTCCGGCCGATGACTGCTGCACGCTGTTCATGCCTCGTTCGCCCGAGACGCATGCGCGCATCAAGGATTGCGAGACGGCCGAGGCCCTCGTGCCGATAGACGCATGGATCGACGAGATTCTCGATAATCTCAAGTACCGCGACTATCCCTGCCCATCGTACAAAGCGCCGCGTAAGATGCGGCGAGAGGGGAGTGACTGA
- a CDS encoding DNA-directed RNA polymerase subunit omega, giving the protein MSIVEPRIDTLLDKTHEDKYLLCAIASKRARDINDMMRGQRDRAVALQSVSEIAEFAGRKPLSLAMEEIARGEVSYDKTAFMNDKS; this is encoded by the coding sequence ATGTCTATTGTCGAACCACGTATTGACACCCTTCTCGATAAGACCCACGAAGACAAGTACCTGCTTTGCGCTATCGCTTCCAAGCGTGCGCGTGATATCAACGACATGATGCGTGGCCAGCGCGATCGTGCCGTCGCTCTGCAGTCTGTCAGCGAAATCGCCGAGTTTGCGGGTCGCAAGCCGCTATCTCTTGCCATGGAGGAGATTGCCCGTGGTGAGGTCTCCTACGACAAAACGGCCTTCATGAACGACAAGAGCTAG
- a CDS encoding guanylate kinase, which yields MDQGTLYVISGPSGAGKGTLVSALLKECPHIVLSVSATTRQPREGEIDGVHYHFLTIEEFENTIEEDGFIEWAKVHSNYYGTPLAPIEEHLAKGDTVLLEIDVQGAFQVLDKIPQAKLIFIAPPSIEELERRLRGRGTESEEVIAQRLANAAGEMEAADRYDYVIVNDDVQGATKELARVLEC from the coding sequence ATGGATCAAGGAACGCTCTATGTCATATCGGGCCCTTCGGGAGCGGGCAAGGGGACGCTCGTCTCCGCACTGCTGAAAGAGTGCCCTCACATCGTGTTGTCGGTTTCCGCCACGACGCGTCAGCCCCGCGAGGGCGAGATTGATGGCGTGCATTATCATTTTCTCACCATCGAGGAGTTCGAGAACACCATCGAAGAGGACGGCTTCATCGAGTGGGCCAAGGTGCATTCCAACTATTACGGCACGCCGCTCGCACCCATCGAGGAACACCTCGCGAAGGGGGATACCGTCCTGCTCGAGATTGACGTCCAAGGCGCCTTCCAGGTGCTCGATAAGATCCCGCAGGCCAAGCTCATTTTCATCGCTCCTCCGTCAATCGAGGAGCTCGAGCGCAGACTGCGTGGCCGCGGGACCGAATCCGAGGAAGTCATCGCTCAGCGTCTTGCCAATGCGGCTGGCGAGATGGAGGCTGCGGATAGGTACGATTACGTCATCGTCAACGATGATGTGCAGGGGGCTACCAAAGAGCTCGCGCGCGTGTTAGAATGCTAG
- a CDS encoding orotidine-5'-phosphate decarboxylase, with protein MEWKSEAAKDRIIVALDCSGDEAVVLGEKLAGHARWVKIGMTLYYAVGPSIVNTMHKLGFKVFLDLKLHDIPHQVYGAASSIAQAGADLFTVHASGGELMLESAERGARKGAADAGHEDNAPALCAITVLTSMDADQLASVGIDVSPAEQVERLATLASEAGLDGIVCSPMEANQMRELLGPDAIIITPGVRPKGAALGDQSRVATPAEAFAAGASHLVIGRPITRAADPVAAFEEIAAELD; from the coding sequence ATGGAATGGAAGAGCGAAGCTGCCAAAGACCGCATCATCGTCGCACTCGACTGCTCGGGTGATGAGGCCGTCGTGCTCGGCGAGAAGCTCGCGGGGCATGCCCGGTGGGTGAAGATCGGCATGACCTTGTATTACGCAGTCGGCCCCTCCATCGTGAACACGATGCACAAGCTCGGCTTCAAGGTCTTTCTCGACCTCAAGCTGCATGATATTCCCCATCAGGTCTATGGTGCTGCCAGTTCCATCGCGCAAGCTGGTGCAGACCTCTTCACCGTGCACGCGAGTGGCGGCGAGCTCATGCTCGAATCTGCCGAGCGCGGCGCACGCAAGGGCGCTGCCGATGCCGGCCATGAGGACAACGCCCCGGCGCTCTGTGCGATTACGGTGCTCACGAGCATGGACGCCGATCAGCTCGCCTCCGTCGGCATCGACGTGTCGCCTGCCGAGCAGGTCGAGCGTCTCGCCACGCTTGCGTCCGAGGCGGGGCTTGACGGCATCGTGTGCTCTCCCATGGAGGCAAATCAGATGAGGGAGCTCCTCGGTCCTGATGCCATTATCATCACGCCGGGCGTCAGGCCCAAGGGCGCTGCGTTGGGCGATCAGAGCCGAGTTGCCACACCCGCCGAGGCTTTTGCGGCAGGCGCCTCGCATCTTGTCATCGGTCGTCCCATCACGCGTGCGGCAGACCCCGTCGCCGCGTTCGAAGAGATTGCCGCCGAGCTCGACTAG
- a CDS encoding dihydroorotate dehydrogenase encodes MSMPDMHVDVGGLSMKNPVTVASGTFGHGEEFADFLDVSLLGAVTTKGVSPRPWDGNATPRIAEAPCGMLNSIGLQNPGVEEFCASQLPWLATQDTAVIVNVSGHTLDEYVQVIERLEDEPAVDAYEVNISCPNVDAGGMTFGTDPEQAAQVTAAVRQCTRRPLIVKLTPNVTDITVIAKAVESAGADAVSLINTLLGMAIDAKRRKPKLARVVGGLSGPAIKPVALRMVWETHNAVDIPIIGMGGISSGEDAIEFMLAGATAVAVGAANFVDPLASVHVLDGMIAYCVENGVSRISELIGALEV; translated from the coding sequence ATGAGCATGCCCGATATGCATGTCGACGTTGGCGGCTTGTCGATGAAGAACCCCGTGACGGTTGCCTCGGGAACTTTTGGCCATGGCGAGGAATTCGCCGATTTCCTTGACGTCTCGTTACTGGGTGCCGTTACGACGAAGGGCGTCTCGCCCAGGCCCTGGGATGGCAACGCAACGCCGCGCATCGCCGAGGCGCCGTGCGGCATGCTCAATTCCATCGGTCTGCAAAACCCCGGTGTCGAGGAGTTCTGCGCGAGCCAACTGCCGTGGCTTGCGACGCAGGACACGGCCGTCATCGTGAACGTTTCGGGCCATACGCTCGACGAGTACGTACAGGTCATAGAGCGCCTCGAGGATGAGCCTGCCGTCGATGCCTACGAGGTGAACATTTCGTGTCCCAACGTGGACGCTGGTGGCATGACCTTCGGCACCGACCCGGAACAGGCCGCGCAAGTGACCGCAGCCGTGCGCCAGTGCACGAGGCGTCCCCTCATCGTGAAGCTCACTCCCAACGTTACCGACATCACCGTCATCGCCAAGGCCGTCGAGTCGGCTGGTGCCGATGCGGTGAGTCTCATCAACACCCTGCTTGGCATGGCGATTGATGCCAAGCGTCGTAAACCCAAGCTGGCACGTGTCGTAGGTGGTCTGTCTGGCCCCGCCATCAAACCCGTTGCGTTACGCATGGTGTGGGAGACGCATAACGCCGTCGACATTCCCATCATCGGCATGGGAGGTATCTCGTCTGGTGAAGACGCGATCGAGTTCATGCTTGCCGGTGCGACGGCGGTGGCCGTGGGCGCGGCGAACTTCGTCGACCCGCTTGCGAGCGTGCACGTACTCGACGGAATGATTGCATATTGCGTGGAAAATGGCGTTTCACGAATAAGCGAGCTCATTGGAGCATTGGAGGTATAG
- a CDS encoding dihydroorotate dehydrogenase electron transfer subunit translates to MVQKLQESGPVLFNRQIAEGIYHLSVLAPRIAATAHPGQFVQVKVASEPSVQFLRMPFAVFDVDVDAGSVDICYQVVGDGTEQLTHVGIGDEVDLVGPIGNGWHVPTGTTHALLACGGVGTPALKLLADELAAQGARVDVVIGATTADRVACTEQFEDSVRRSQGALYIATDDGSMGVKGFVNAVTDELLATNDYDYVAVCGPPLMERSVALPAIEHGVTCEISMERLMACGVGACLGCVVETTGGLKRCCVDGPVFDASEVIW, encoded by the coding sequence ATGGTCCAGAAGCTTCAAGAGAGTGGCCCGGTCCTCTTCAACAGGCAAATTGCCGAGGGAATCTATCATCTGTCCGTGCTGGCTCCCCGCATTGCCGCTACCGCACATCCCGGTCAATTCGTTCAAGTCAAGGTTGCAAGCGAGCCTTCGGTTCAGTTCTTGCGCATGCCCTTTGCCGTCTTCGATGTCGATGTAGACGCAGGTTCCGTTGACATCTGCTATCAGGTCGTCGGCGACGGGACCGAGCAGTTGACGCATGTTGGCATCGGTGATGAGGTCGATCTTGTTGGCCCCATCGGTAACGGCTGGCATGTTCCCACGGGTACAACGCATGCGTTGCTTGCTTGCGGCGGTGTGGGTACTCCTGCTCTCAAGCTTCTTGCAGACGAGCTCGCCGCGCAAGGTGCGCGTGTTGATGTCGTCATCGGGGCTACGACGGCCGATCGCGTCGCCTGCACGGAACAGTTCGAGGACAGTGTGCGCCGATCGCAGGGCGCTCTCTATATCGCAACCGATGACGGATCGATGGGCGTCAAGGGCTTCGTGAACGCCGTCACCGACGAGCTCCTCGCCACGAATGACTACGATTACGTCGCCGTGTGCGGGCCGCCCCTCATGGAGCGTTCCGTGGCGCTTCCCGCCATCGAACATGGCGTGACCTGCGAGATCTCGATGGAGCGACTCATGGCCTGCGGTGTTGGCGCATGTCTTGGTTGCGTTGTCGAGACGACAGGCGGTCTCAAGCGCTGCTGCGTCGATGGCCCCGTCTTCGATGCAAGCGAGGTGATCTGGTGA